The genome window TGTGTTGATTATCTTTATCAGTTGGATTAATAATGAAGAGAAGAAAATAAAGTTAtggtttattaattttaaaatttGAGGGCCCTCTTTTCCCAACCAATTTTCACATTAGACTTTTGAAGTGTCAAATTTTCTTGGTCTTCTTTTGCCTGTGTAGGAAAGCACCATTAGTGCATGATTTGTGGTTAAATTCACTAACTTATTTTCATTGACCATTGGTGATAGAAATTTAAACCTATTTATTTAGAGAAATTAGAAGGAAAAACACTACAACTAGAATACCAAATAAGCTGTGGACTTATCACTCTGATTGGGATGTGATCACTTTTAGTCTTTTTTTTTAGTGTTAAAGAAGTATTTGTGTCATATTTGTTTCTTTTGACAAATTATGCAAAGATGATATCCAATCAGTTTTTTCTATTCACACACATATTTATTTCTTCATTGCTCTTTAATTTTCCTGGATTTTAATTACGTATAGAGGTGAGTTCATTGTAGAACCACATAAAAGTGAGAAATCATAGGTAAAACAAGAATAAAAACTTGTAAATTCATTTCTATATGTAAAAATAAATCACTTTTACCTAACTTTTTCAGTGTTTTTGCATATAAACACATGTAGAAGccgttttaattaaaaaataaaagtaaaaaagttttaaaaatgtttataaaacagttaaataaagaaaataattttttttacaaaaaataattTTATTTGAATGGTTTCTACATGTGTTTATATGCAAAAGTTTCAAAAAATTATGTAAGAGTTATTTCTTACTATGTAAAAATAAGTTTATTATGAATTTTACATGTAGAATTAGTAGTTTCCGGTTTCCCACTTTTTTTGTGATTCCTCAATAAACCTTCCTATATTTTATATACGCATCAAAATTATGCATGAAGACTTAACAAACAAAAATTACGCATTAAGAAAAATCAGAATTACGCAACCTATAAAAttatttttacactttttacgttAAAACCACTTTGTATTTAATCTTTTtactatatatgtgtgtgtttgtgtgtaaaATAGGGTTGTTTGTAAATTAAAAAGAAATCAGAAAACAGTTTGTGAAATTTGTAATTCATATAAGATTAAAAATAACTAcgaaaaaaaaatcatgttaaGAAGgttgttatatttttcaaaattaaagtttaacaaaaacaaacatgtttatatttataatggaaaaaaaatcaacaatataGTTTTTGTCAGATGGAAAAGTTATAGTTTCTGGCATATAAATTAAGGGTTTGGTTATTCACACATCCCCCTTGGTTATTTGCACATCCCTTGAACTCTATAGGAAGCGTATAGGGCAATACGGTTCCTCTGGGTCTAAGCGTATTTAGCAATACACTTCCTATATGTGTACTTGAAGTACAAACTTTTCAGAAGATACTCAGCTAATGATTAGGGGACCAGAGGAAGCGTATAGGGCAATACGGTGCCTCTGGGTCCAAGCGTATTAAGCAATACACTTCCTATATGTGTACCAAACCTTTTAAAAGATGGTCAACTAAAAGGAAGTGTATAGGGCCATACGCTCCCTTAatgattttttttcaaaagacAAGAGGAATCATATAGGGCCATACGTTCCCTGTAGGAATTTTTTTTGCAAGAACAACATATTGTTATTAGaatctttttgaaatttataaaaaattcaaacaaaatacTCATTACATAACATTAAAATTGTTTGTagaaaatgaaataaaacaaaataacataCCTGCATGGAAAGGTCGGACAGAGGAAAGAGCGGCATGGTCTGGCCGGACCGAGGAAAATGTGGCAAGGAAAGGTCGGGAAGTGTATTGCCCTATACGCTTCCTATTAAACTTATGGGAATCGTATTGGGCAATACGCTTCCTATTGATTTAATGCGTTCACCAACCCAAGCCCTATGGGAAGTGTATTGCCCTATACGCTTCCTATTAAACTTATGGGAATCGTATTGGGCAATACGTTTCCTATTGGGTCACTTTGAATATTGTACCAATAGGAACCGGATTGCCCAATACGCTTCCTATTGGTGTCGCATTTAATGTTTCAAACCCTATGAGAAGcgtattggcctatatggtttctATTGAGGGATGTACAAAAATTTTAGGGGATGTGTAGATACCATCACCCTAAATTAAACATGTACACATTCTTACATTACAAAAGCCTTGGTATATGATCATAATCGAATAGTATTTTTTGAACGCCGACTTTCTTGTATTAGGCTACCGCACTTTTCAAATTGGATAGCCCCGTATCTTACTCCGGTCAGAcgatgttgtcttaaccgggtccacGCTGACTTCAGAGTTTGATTTAGACGTTTCCCTGGAAGAGTATACCACCGACTGCCACTTGACAGTCATTGTGCCACCACAACAGCATAACTCTTTTCCGTCAACAACTATTgttattattacttttttttattataataaaaatattagTTTATTTTCAATAAAGACAAGTAGAGAATTCATGAAACAAAAATTCCACCGTTATCCATAATAATTAACAAATGGTCCCATCCCCACCCCACGCCCATCACCTGACCCATTGACACCGAACCCAACGGTCACTTACCCTTTTCAAAAACCTAACCCCTAACCATTCTTTACCCCCAAAAACCAAAAAAGCTCACAAATTTGACCGTTTTTTCTGCTTTCTTCTTATACTATGAACACCCTTTAACCCCTATTACAACACCCACATAAATCTTTACAAAtcaataacacacacacacacacacactaatccATCTCCAATGGGTTGTTTTCTTGGATGTTTCGGGTCTTCGGTTGATCGAAAACGTAAAAAACAGAGGTACAAGGTTATTCCTAGAGATCAAGTAAGTTTTAACTACACACCCTTTACAGTTTTCTTTCTCATTTTACTGTTTGATACACAAGAAACTTACAGAAAGTGAAAGATTCTCCTGTTTTTTAGCCAAATTGTGTGATaaacagtgttgtaaaaattGCGACTAGGCGGCCAGTAACTGAGTAATTACCTTACTGTTTGATACCCAAGAAAGTGAAAGAAAATCAAAGATTCCTCTGTTTTTTTAGCTAAATTGTATGATGTATTCAAGATTTTGAATTAAATTTTAACCCAAATCGACCTGTTTAGTAAGCGAATCGAGTTTATTACGACTATAAAGAACCTCATTTACCCTAATTCAAAGTCAAAATCTTGAATTGACCAGTTCATGAATGCCTATATTTTTACTCAAGCTGTATGATAAATTCAAGATTTTGAGTTAAATTTAAACCCAAATCGAACCGTTTAGTAAGCGAATTGGTTTTATAACTTTATTACAACTTTAAAGAACCTCATTTGCCTTAATTTAATGTCAGAATCTTGAATTGATCAGTTCATGAatgcctatatatatatttttttcaaattgTATAATGAATTCAAGATTTTGAGTTAAATTTTAGCCCAAATCGATGTGTTTAGTAAGCGAATCGGTTTTAATTCCGACTATAAAGAACCTCAATTACCTTAATATAAAGTCAGAATCTTGAATTGATAAGTTCATGTATGCCTATTTTTTTGTTGCAGAAGCCTAGAATTCAGGACATTTTAAAAGTTGATGCATCATTAGATCAAAGCATTAGAGAAAGATTATCCAATCCACTTACAAATTCAAGGTAATCACTTTCttaaatttgattttttattCGTAGATTTTAATTTGTTATTCGGGTGCAGAGAGAAGACCGAGGTACCATTGAGCTTGAAGAGGCGAAAAAAAGTAACATTTGATACAAATGTCACAACCTATGAACCCATTCAAGTGTATGCAAGCACAGAATCTTTGttggaaaaaaatgaaaaaggcgAAACTTTTCCTAAATCATCCCAGCCCGATTCAGTTGTTTCGAGCATACCAAATTATAGGTATGGAAATTGCGTCGAGAGTGACGATGAAATCGATGATTTAGAGCATGAAGACTATGATCTTGATGACGACGATGAAGATTATGATTTGGAAGATGAAGAACATTATGATGATAATATTGATGATGATTGTCATGATCATAATCATGACGAAGTTTTGGTTCCATCAATGGAGTTAAAAAGGATTGCGCGCGATGGAAATGGTTATATTCCATCTGTGTTGAACCCTGTGGAGAATCTATCTCAATGGAAAGCATTGAAATCAAACGGGTCAACACGAAAACCGTTGACTTTCAATGGGCAAAAGGAGAATTTGAATTCGCGCGAATCGGATGATCAAAATCAAGAAACAGCAGTAAATGCCAGTCTATCAAACTGGCTGGTTTCTGCTGAGAAAATCACAAGAAATAACAAAAGGGTTGCATGCTACAACACTCAGCTTGATATCACTACTACTTGAGAGTTCAAGGGGTAAAAAGGTAATTTGTGGATTGTATTTTTACATTTCTTGTGGATTTTATGTGTCTTTGTTGAAAAAGTTTGGATCTTTGAAACCAATCTAGTGGTATGTTCATGGGTATAGAGGGGTGAGAAGGTAATTTGGCAGAAAGCTTGTTGCATAAAGAAGCTACTTTGAGAGTTCAGAAAGCTTTAAACATAGGTTTAAATGGATTAAATTTGTTCATGATGTTTATTGGTCTTCTTaaatgtttctttttttttttttttttttttttaaattattggATGTTGTACAATGATttaatatagagtaaattacaagttttgtcctttatgtttacatcaaattgcaggcgctgtccttttttccaaaagttgacaggcggtatcctttacctttcaaaatcttgcacgttttgtcctttatgccaaacccagttagaatttttggttaaatttggtcatgtgccttgcacatgagggcattgttGTCATTTCACCTTCCTATGGGTTATTTTGTAAAGAACTTTTAATAGAGGGCCATTTTgtacaaaatttaaaaataaaacattatataaaacTAAAagaataaagtagaaataaaaaaACACTACACTCTCTCTaagtctctctctctttctccctctctcttctctctctctatcatcATCTTCAATACACATACACCACAAACCCACCACTGTAACTACTTCCGCCACCATGATCAACGGCAACGCTACCAAATCGACAATTTTTGAAGTAATTTTGCGGTACAGTTGGGGTGGATTGGAAGAAATGTTCTTTAAATACTATGCTTCGAGCTCACCGGGTGGAACCTAGTTCGTTGCGACTTCCAAAAACATCGTGTCCGAGAGGAATAACGCAGGTAGGGATGAACTCCGTTTCAGAGAACGCGTGTAGCGCGGGTGGTGGTGTTCTTGGATCGGCGATGGAGGTGGTTTTGGGTTTTTTGGTGGTGGGGTTTTGTCCTTGTGGTGATTTGTGGATGAGAAAGaggtgttttgtgttgtgtgtttAATGGCGGGTTAGAAAATAATTTAGGGATTCATCTGGCATTCCTTATTGGATGCATTTAAAGAGAAGAGAGACAAAGATTGTGTTTGGGCCGATATCTGAGAATAAAAGAGATTTCTTTATCGGATGCACTGTGCTTGAATGCATTTAGAGTGGTTTTTTTGTTCAAGTAGGTGGTGTGGATGGTGGTGATTGATGGTGGAAGGTAGAGGTAAGGGAGAGGGACTTTCAGTTGAGTTGAGAGGGAGAGagatattatatttttttttatttttaatttattatacAAATTAGTCCCTAAACATAAGTTGTTTTATACAATAGTCCCTAAAGAGATGAAATAACAACAATGTCCTCATGTGCAAGGcaatgaccagatttaaccaaaaattctaactgggtttggcataaaggacaaaacgtgtaagattttgaaaggtaaaggacaccgcctgtcaacttttggaaaaaaggacagcgcctgcaatttgatgtaaacataaaggacaaaacttgtaatttactctttaatatATTATTTACCTTGGTTAATTGTATATCTCAATACCAAGGGATGTTAAAAGATTCATTCTAGCAAATCGGGCTTGAACCAGTAATAATACGAGCCAAGCAACCCGAACCCAACCCATAATTCTATTAGTGTTGAATATTTTTAACCTTAACACGCATACACATAAGTTTGGGTCAACCTAAGCATGACATGTTTAATCCATTTTTGATGAGTTGAACATTTTAACAAGTTGTAAGCGGGTTATCGGTAACATGTTTAATGTTGACAAAAACAAACATTATTATGACTAATCatataaaagattaaaaaaaataaaactgaaataattatattttttaaatcgAAAAGTAAATGAGTATAATGAGTTTTTTTTAAGCATGATATGTTTAACCCATTTTTTAATGAGTTGAACATTTTGACAAGTTGTAAGCGGGTTATCAACATGTTTAATGTTGACAAAAATAAACATTATTATGACTAATCatataaaagatttaaaaaacaataatgaaataattatatttttttaaatcgaAAAGTAAATGAGCGTAAGGagtattttttttcctttttaaatcGCAAAGTAAATGACCAGTTAACCTTAACCTGTTTTTTCGTTTAAAACATAGATAAactaaaaacaaaaattatagagtaaacttccgttttgctccctgtggtttgattaTCTTAACGGTTTTGCttcaatagtttaaaaatagccattttcctccctgatctttcaagttgttgccagtttgctccttaatctttcgagtttgtcgccagtttcctccctgatggagttagaggctgggaggaaaatgaaaataagttagaaaaatcagggaggaaaatggctatttttaaacaattggagcaaaaccgttaaaatgactaaaccatagggagcaaaacagaagtttactcaaaattatattttttaaaatacttAAACAGGTTAACGAGTCAGTTCATTTATTATACGGGCCAACCTGAACACGACCCGTGGTTTTGTTAGTCGAATCAAAACTATTTTCATGTCGTATTCGAGTTGTGTCAAGAATTGGCGTCCCTATTTTAAACCGAGCCGTTTTCGTCTGCTCACATCCAGCTACCTAGCTCGATGAGTTGAGTTGTGATGAttgtttgtttctttttatatCAAACTCAAATAACAAGTTAACAATAATTTTAAACTATAAGGTCATGACCCTTATGgtcaccatgaccctccacatcaGCACCATGTCACTCATTTCTAATTCATCATCCAAAACAACTACCCTAAGGGCGTGGTCATGACCAAAACCACTATTCTtttactttaatttatttttatgaaaaggaaaaggaaaatgaaataTTGAAAAAGGAAAGTAGGCCtatggttgtcatggtttaatccatgtcAATGGTAACGTGACGATTGATAACCCGGCTCATGTCCTTCACACCCTTTAGCCTAAAAGTCTCCAATAATATTGTACCAAACTATTATATACCGGGGCACAACTTtgtagcccccccccccccccccccctccccttCCGAACTTTTGGCTCAGTAGTGTCcgatatgtagttttcgtatagactTTTTTTAGGTATTTACGTTTTCAACCCCCAgtcagaaatctcaagcttcgccactgattaTATACAATGAAAAAAATATTCGAATTTAAATTTGAGTTCTAGCGATTGGAACTAATAACAAAAATTAGCTAAGGTTAAAATATCCTCTcaactttttatttttagaaccttattaaactaataaaaatatggagacattatGCTCCCACACATACACGATAAAACAAGTTAACAtacatctatatctatatctatctatactacataataaaagaaatcatttttaggACATTTATCATCATATTAGAACATCTTTTATAGATAATTactattttaatttaatcttttctaattaattatagataatccttctactaaatattatttagtttaatatcttatggataattattatttagtttaatcttcttctaatttataatattatttagagtaaattacgattttggcccatttggttatatcatttttacccttttagcttaaaaaagatttttttagcatccgagcccccaacgtcttcttTTCTAACACTTTTGGCCtctaacactaacctcatccattaaatgttatttttaacatctgagcctccAACGTCttcttttttaacccttttggccgctaacactaaccccatccattaaatgttaggggccaagagggttagaaaaaaagacgttaggggccaaaaaggttagaaaaaaaagacgggggtttagatgttaaaaaattattgTTTGGGCTAGACGTTGGGGgtcaaacaggttttacgaaactTAATACAAAATTAACTAatatacatgaggttttttaagatataactttttattatttgatgtataaaattagatttattcaattcgtacaatacacgaggtttttttaaggatatatatatatttttattatatagtacagaaaattacatttgttcaaatcgtgtaatacgcatatttttaaagatgtatttttttttgttatttggcatataaaattatatttattcaaactgtgtaataaatgaggtttttaaagatgtattattcttattattcagtaaacaatattacatttattcaactcgtgcaatacacgtgttttaaagatataattttttatttggtatataaaattacatttattcaacccgtgcaatattgttcttatagatataactttttattatttaatatataaaattatatttattcaacccgtgcaataaagaaggtttttaaagatatactgttttattatttagtatataaaatttatttattcaacccgtgtaatacacggagttATAACCTAGTACACTAACAAAGTCACATCACCAACTCATGTTTACTGATATGGGCCAGCTTAGCCCATACGAAGAACCAGGCCAGCAGGACTCACAAGCCAGGCCCAAAAGGCAAAACCGGAAGCCCCGTCTATTTTCTGCTTGAAGACCAATTCTGCATGTTTAATTTTAGCATGTCTTTTATTGTTTTGCATGTTTTAACTCTAGAATACATTAGGGGATAAATTATTCTACAAAGGGTTTTAactgtaagaagtgtaagaaggatttataaagtgacaagtgttcaataacctaaaactaaacccattacatcaccaccaaaaacctaaacacccaccaccaccccaccaccacccaaaaacctaaacccccatcCCCCTCCCCACCCCCCAACCAAAAAAAAAGGGGTGgatgattgggggggggggtgtttaggtttttggtggtggtggatgtttaagggttgttttttttttttttttttttttgtagtgggttttttttaggttattggacatttgtcactctataaatccttcttacacttcttacaattaggatcctttgtatttgatcctaatccacaTGATAGGATAATGGGTAGTTGCATGATAGGTTAGTGGCATAAAATAAGAAGATTATTTTCATGAACTCTTACATGTTTAAATTTAGTTTTTGGATTGAAAAAAATACACATAAAATCTGTTGGTAATCGAACTTACAAATCACAGGTTTGAATATAAAAGGAATTGAGAATCAAGAATAATAAACTTGCTTGTATTGAATGAAAAGTGATGATTACAATTGACATACATGAACTCTATATATACTATACGAATAGATGCGATTGTAGAGACGCGTCTCTTCATGAACGGTTGCGATTCTTGAACTTTGTGGATAAGATTGATCTTGAAGAGGTGTGTCTCCTTGAAAAATCACGTCCCTTTGTCTGTGATGTAGGCGTCGATCTGAAGGGGTGCGTCCCTGGAGATGTCGCTCCATTTAGATGTAGGTTACAATCTTCCAAAGTGTCGCATCTAGTCCTCGTACTTTCTAACTAATCTAATTACAACATAAACTAACTAACTACTAGTTATAGAACGACCCCTATACCTATATTTAGTTTAAAACATCAATACTCCCCCGTAAACTAAATATAGTTTAACAAAGGTCTTCAACTTGCTTGACTTGTAGTAGCATTGGTTCCTCTTCCAATGCGAGATTGGCTTCTTGTTGCGTGTCTTTCTCCTTTTCCTTCCACTTGGTGTAATGTTTTGCAAAATGACCAAGTTCTCCACAATCATAATATCTGAACTTGCTTTTGTCTTGGTTTCTTGTACCCATATCTTTTCCACGTCCTCTTcctcctttgaaagatccttgtCCTTGACTTGATGCAAACTTTCAAACTGATTATTTGCACTTGCCATCATGAATCCTCCTTGATTATTATCTTCTTGCTTGTCTTGACTTTTGAGACGTTCTTCAAAAGCTATTATTCTTCCCACTGCTTCTTCAAATGGCATTTTGtctatttctgaatattgttcGATATTTGCCACGATGGGTAGGAACTTCTTCGGAACGGAGATAAGTAATTTCCTTACGAGTTTCTTGTCTTTGATAGTGGTACCGAGAGTTTTAAATTTGGCTTTTATACCACTCAACTTGCTTGCGAAACTACTTACTGTTTCGTTCTCATCCATCATTAAAGCTTCTAGTTCGCTCCTCGAAGTTTGTAGACGTGCTTTCTGAACCATATCTGCTCTGAGATTTTGATTGCATCCCATACTTCCTTTGCTTTTTCGTATTGTGCAACTTGCATCAAAACATCTTCCGGTAACGTTTGTAAGATAAGTGCTTTCGTTGTGTGCGCATTCTTTTCATTTATCCCTTCCGTTGAAACAACTGTTTCCCAAAGACTATATGCCTTCAAGATTGTTTCCATCATAACTGCCCATTGGGTGTAATTTGCCTCTTTCAATTTTGGGCATTGAAGAGACACATTCCCTTACTCGTGGAGTGACGTTGATGCATTTCCTTCTTTTTCTGTCATGCCTCCTTTCTTTCTTGCCTTGTGTTTCTTGACTATCTTGCTTGTGATCGGATGATCCCTTTCTTGACCGAGTAGATCAAATTTCTTAACTTAGTACTTGCATCTGGCCAACTTGCTAACCAGATTCTTGCATTTCTGACCGACTTGCTAATCAGATTTTTGTGTACCCTGACCCACTTGCTAATCAGGTTCTTGCTAACTTGCTATTGCGAGTGAGATCAAAACTATCCAACCAACTTGCTAATTGGACTTAATTTTTGATCGACCTGTTGTACTTGCTTCTTCTTGCTTTGACCGAGAATGGTCATTTCTTGCTAGACTGAATCGTGATGATTCAACGTGCTACTTTCTATTTTGAACTAAACGATTCGGAACTTGCTATTTGAACTAAGAATCGGTTTGACTTGCTAGAACCGATACGGGTTCGATTTCTTGCTATACGAATTCAGGGGGTTCTATCTTGCTATTTTCTAATCCTTTTTTAATCCACTGGTTTCTAACGATGATGCCTGCTATGTATTTCTTGGTCTCAACAGAAATTAATTGCAACATGCAATTATCTGGTATTCTCCTTTTGATTTTTGTTGCCTCTAGCAATTCACAACTTGTCTGACTTTcaagataaaaaaataaaatctacttctTTCCAATTGTCAATTTACTAAACCAAGCCTCTGTTGCTTTTTGACAAACCCAAGAAAAGATGCCGTTCTTGACTTTGTTCCCTACTTTTTCACCATGTTAAGAATCCAAGGAATAAAATATATATAGTACCTTCTTTTCTTTGGAGAATTGAAGTATGCTTCTAGTAAAAAGAATTCGAACACTTCCTTTTGATCCCGAATGGGCCTTGCTTGTAATCGACCATCACAAAGAGGACCACTTCTTCGATTTCTTGCGCTGCAAATCTTCCCTTGATTGACTAACGtggtgctctgataccactgttggcaATCGAACTTACAAATCACAGGTTTGAATATAAAAGGAATTGAGAATCAAGAATAATAAACTTGCTTGTATTGAATGAAAAGTGATGATTACAATTGACATACATGAACTCTATATATACTATACGAATAGATGCGGTTGTAGAGACGTGTCTCTTCACGAACGGTCGCGATTCTTGAACTTTGTGGATAAGATTGATCTTGAAGAGGTGTGTCTCGTTGAAAAATCACGTCCCTTTGTCTGTGATGTAGGCGTCGATCTGAAGGGGTGCGTCTCTAGAGATGTCGCTCCATTTAGATGTAGGTTACAATCTTCCAAAGTGTCGCATCTAGTCCTCGTACTTTCTAACTAATCTAATTACAACATAAACTAACTAACTACTAATTATAGAACGACCCCTATACCTATATTTAGTTTAAAACATCAATAAAATCGTTCCAAAAATCTCGTCTTCTTTTGTTCTTAGGAGTGTTTGCCCATTAAAAATGGCTTGTCATCTTGGTGCTTTCATTCATGTTCCACCTTCCGCTATGCCGCctataacaaccctaaaataaattgacaccctaaaaatatttaaagtaacccaatatgtcctaaaatacaccccgtgtACGAAAATGGGCCCCGAATAcccttattttttttattaaaattaaataaaaacaaattttaatgagttgtcgcgggccgcgtaagacccctCCTTggtctacgcggggcgcgacaaatGGGAGATTAGGCGCAacccggtgctgccacgtgtcGTGCTATGTGTCGAAGCTAcgttgatgtgcgttaggtgtatattttaagccatttttacactttttagccaagttttaaatttataaaacacgatattcactaacactaaacacacatatggacaagtgtacccatcgtgaacgtagtatagtgttggtaagataccgaggtcgtccaaggacacaagagcttttagtaccggtttatcctcaacgtctaatcaaatcaaaaagttagaaaaaaggtttttaactagaaaaataaaactaactaaaatgctgaaaaattaaaataaaaataaaaacagatagacaagatgaatcacttggatccgactcgtgtgtagtgtaacctttgattatttccgcacttttgcacattttaagagattatcttagttattgtagtaggcccctcttttgaaggtgacgttaccctcaacccagtagtttgagtaagcaaggatacaatcctaaagggtcggattattgaaagaccGAGCTTCATCctcattttaagagattatcttagttatttctttggcttcatcctcattttttttcaagtcataagaaaaaccgagctttgttactaaaataaagggtttaaaaggaaaaagggtttaggtggttaaaaagggtgtttggttttgggttatgaaatgaaaaggtttaggctcaaaggggttaactaggtggattttgggtaggtagtacaaa of Helianthus annuus cultivar XRQ/B chromosome 1, HanXRQr2.0-SUNRISE, whole genome shotgun sequence contains these proteins:
- the LOC110871602 gene encoding eisosome protein SEG2 is translated as MGCFLGCFGSSVDRKRKKQRYKVIPRDQKPRIQDILKVDASLDQSIRERLSNPLTNSREKTEVPLSLKRRKKVTFDTNVTTYEPIQVYASTESLLEKNEKGETFPKSSQPDSVVSSIPNYRYGNCVESDDEIDDLEHEDYDLDDDDEDYDLEDEEHYDDNIDDDCHDHNHDEVLVPSMELKRIARDGNGYIPSVLNPVENLSQWKALKSNGSTRKPLTFNGQKENLNSRESDDQNQETAVNASLSNWLVSAEKITRNNKRVACYNTQLDITTT